The proteins below are encoded in one region of Planctopirus limnophila DSM 3776:
- a CDS encoding caspase family protein, which produces MTGLLFFRFERWLIVALIVVNLLWSRIEIVTAAQPEAGVGGGDANWQPARTWVFCVGLLKWENPQYGPFPQKHRRDAEMLQVLKECGVPAAQITYLCDEQGTTAAIEKEFTRFLKQPAKDDLVIVYYCGHGYNTSDHKQTFLVSYDTAGANRGWEVATIPREINRLCRAQRVVIALDHCFSGAMAEAVRRLPNPKVSFAVLASAHHNSSSTGNWTFTENLISAFRGRGYMDDDGNGQITFSELDANIELDMAFAERQMSQSLFTKGFDPNFVIRASHKPTDPEIGQRTEIEWHGKYYRGFVIGRNGALSRVHYYGYQESDDEWVTPERLRTPTPVTRPINSPVEIWWKSEWYRGRIIGVKHGLHLVKYDKWGPEWNEWVTIHRLRDVK; this is translated from the coding sequence GTGACAGGTCTTCTGTTCTTCCGGTTCGAACGTTGGCTGATAGTCGCGCTGATCGTTGTGAATCTGTTGTGGTCTCGGATTGAGATTGTTACAGCCGCACAGCCCGAAGCCGGAGTTGGTGGAGGAGATGCGAACTGGCAACCGGCTCGAACCTGGGTCTTCTGTGTGGGGTTGCTGAAGTGGGAAAACCCGCAGTACGGCCCGTTCCCGCAAAAACATCGCCGTGATGCCGAGATGCTGCAGGTTCTCAAAGAGTGCGGCGTGCCAGCAGCTCAGATCACGTATCTCTGCGATGAACAGGGAACCACAGCCGCCATCGAAAAGGAGTTCACTCGATTTCTCAAGCAGCCGGCGAAAGACGATCTCGTCATCGTTTACTATTGCGGGCATGGCTACAACACGAGCGATCACAAACAGACCTTCCTCGTCAGTTATGATACGGCTGGTGCCAATCGAGGCTGGGAAGTCGCGACTATTCCTCGTGAGATCAATCGGTTGTGTCGGGCACAGCGCGTGGTCATCGCCCTCGATCATTGTTTCTCCGGTGCCATGGCCGAAGCGGTACGCCGGCTTCCCAACCCTAAAGTTTCGTTCGCAGTGCTGGCATCGGCTCACCACAATTCGAGTTCAACAGGGAATTGGACATTTACCGAAAATCTGATTTCAGCTTTTCGAGGCCGCGGTTACATGGATGATGACGGCAACGGCCAGATCACGTTCTCAGAGCTGGACGCGAATATTGAACTTGATATGGCTTTTGCCGAGCGTCAGATGTCGCAGAGTTTGTTCACGAAAGGGTTCGACCCGAACTTCGTCATTCGTGCATCTCACAAGCCGACAGACCCGGAAATTGGCCAGAGAACCGAAATCGAGTGGCATGGAAAGTACTATCGGGGCTTTGTCATCGGTCGTAATGGAGCATTGAGCCGGGTGCATTACTACGGCTATCAGGAAAGTGACGACGAGTGGGTGACTCCCGAACGTTTGAGAACGCCGACTCCTGTGACCAGGCCCATCAACAGCCCGGTTGAGATTTGGTGGAAAAGCGAATGGTATCGAGGAAGGATTATCGGAGTGAAGCACGGCCTGCATCTGGTCAAGTATGACAAATGGGGGCCCGAATGGAATGAATGGGTGACGATCCACCGTCTGCGGGATGTGAAATAG
- a CDS encoding inorganic phosphate transporter has translation MLTILLILAVGFVAFTNGANANFKGVASLYGSGTATLRQALYWGTATTLAGSMASIFLAEGLLKAFSGKGIVPDELVRSPGFLSAVAVGAACTSFLATRLGFPVSTTHALVGGITGAGLAGSGTNVEFSALGKTFLYPLFFSPVVAVIVGGMAYLTLRLCHLAPDHRTRTLDVLHYASAGAASFARGLNDTPKMVALLMVLPEMKESTGFYGGYLGVAVLIALGGLLDADKVAETLGKKVTAMNPGQGFAASLTTALLVTTASFHSLPVSTTHVSVGSLLGIGITTGQAKWRTVGEILLAWVSTVPVGALLGALAYVVISRI, from the coding sequence GTGCTGACGATCTTGTTGATACTTGCTGTTGGCTTCGTGGCATTTACGAATGGCGCTAATGCCAACTTCAAGGGTGTGGCCTCGCTCTATGGCAGTGGTACAGCCACCTTAAGGCAAGCCCTTTACTGGGGGACGGCCACGACTTTGGCCGGTTCAATGGCCTCCATTTTTCTTGCAGAAGGCTTACTGAAGGCTTTCAGCGGGAAAGGGATTGTCCCTGATGAGTTGGTTCGGTCTCCGGGCTTTTTGAGTGCAGTCGCTGTGGGGGCTGCGTGCACCAGTTTTCTGGCGACAAGACTGGGCTTTCCCGTCTCGACCACACATGCCCTGGTCGGTGGGATCACCGGGGCCGGTCTGGCTGGGAGTGGTACGAATGTCGAGTTTTCAGCACTGGGTAAAACGTTTCTTTATCCACTGTTCTTCAGCCCGGTCGTGGCTGTCATTGTTGGTGGCATGGCTTATCTAACTTTGAGGTTATGCCATCTGGCACCTGATCATCGCACGCGAACACTCGATGTCCTGCACTATGCCAGTGCGGGGGCTGCCAGTTTTGCGCGGGGTTTGAATGATACTCCCAAAATGGTCGCACTCCTGATGGTGTTACCCGAGATGAAAGAATCAACAGGGTTCTATGGAGGATATCTGGGTGTCGCTGTGCTGATCGCGCTGGGCGGGTTACTGGATGCCGACAAAGTGGCAGAAACGCTGGGAAAGAAGGTCACCGCCATGAATCCCGGTCAGGGGTTTGCTGCCAGTCTGACGACAGCGCTCCTGGTAACCACTGCCAGCTTTCACAGCCTGCCCGTCAGCACCACGCATGTCAGTGTGGGCTCGCTGCTGGGAATCGGCATCACCACCGGCCAGGCCAAATGGCGCACGGTGGGAGAAATTCTGCTGGCCTGGGTCAGCACAGTCCCCGTTGGTGCTCTCCTGGGGGCATTGGCGTATGTCGTCATCTCGCGGATCTGA
- a CDS encoding menaquinone biosynthetic enzyme MqnA/MqnD family protein — protein MSITTPAFQVGAVTYLNSKPLIEDLPELFPNSTLKLDYPSRLADALAAHQLDVALIPSIEYFRLAPKTPCRIVSDACVATHGPVHSVKLYSRVPWNKVRTLALDEGSRTSATLARILLHERLGLKPELTSFPLGSSIEETAADAVLMIGDRAMSAPRETFFDAWDLGEEWHRDTNLPFVFAMWVATGRLVESSHIKPDRIHQPTDPDASEPFHLDHLAALLAEARDRGVARCEAVAAREAQHMRLTTEEIVRYFTENLFFTMGPDEKRGLQLYYQLATRLNLAPSGVQCEFCDPVHSR, from the coding sequence ATGTCCATCACAACCCCTGCTTTCCAGGTGGGAGCGGTGACTTATCTGAATTCCAAGCCGCTGATTGAAGATCTGCCTGAACTTTTTCCCAATTCCACGTTAAAGCTCGATTATCCCAGCCGACTGGCGGATGCTCTGGCGGCCCATCAACTCGATGTGGCACTCATTCCATCCATCGAATACTTCCGGCTGGCACCAAAAACTCCCTGCAGGATTGTCTCCGACGCCTGTGTGGCCACACACGGCCCGGTGCACAGCGTGAAACTCTACAGCAGAGTCCCCTGGAATAAAGTTCGCACACTGGCGCTGGATGAAGGCTCTCGTACCAGTGCCACACTTGCCAGAATTCTGCTGCATGAACGCCTGGGACTGAAACCAGAACTCACGTCATTTCCTCTGGGTTCATCGATCGAAGAGACTGCTGCCGACGCAGTACTGATGATTGGTGATCGCGCGATGTCAGCCCCACGAGAGACATTCTTCGATGCGTGGGATTTGGGCGAAGAGTGGCATCGAGATACCAACCTGCCCTTTGTGTTCGCCATGTGGGTGGCGACTGGCAGACTGGTAGAATCCTCACACATCAAGCCAGACCGAATTCATCAACCGACCGATCCTGATGCCTCAGAGCCGTTCCATCTCGACCATCTGGCTGCCTTGCTTGCCGAAGCCCGCGATCGAGGCGTGGCTCGCTGTGAAGCTGTGGCTGCCCGAGAAGCACAACACATGCGGCTGACAACTGAAGAGATTGTCCGCTACTTTACTGAGAATCTGTTTTTCACTATGGGGCCAGACGAAAAGCGAGGACTGCAGTTGTACTATCAACTTGCCACCCGCCTGAATCTGGCCCCGTCAGGAGTTCAATGTGAGTTCTGCGATCCAGTCCATTCTCGATAA
- a CDS encoding Rid family hydrolase, producing MTAITRYGTTRRWSDVVVHGGVAYFVEVPADAAAAPEAQLSQVFQQVEATLQSVGSRLDRLLQVMVYLPYPEDLAEFNRQWDNWIPEGHAPSRACLHAALVNPAYRVELVLTAAIIER from the coding sequence ATGACTGCAATCACCCGCTACGGAACAACTCGCCGCTGGTCTGATGTCGTCGTGCATGGTGGGGTCGCTTACTTCGTCGAAGTTCCAGCCGATGCAGCGGCCGCTCCAGAGGCACAGTTGTCACAAGTCTTTCAGCAGGTCGAAGCCACGCTCCAGAGTGTCGGGAGTCGCTTAGACCGGCTGCTGCAGGTGATGGTCTACCTGCCTTATCCTGAGGATCTGGCCGAGTTCAACCGCCAGTGGGACAACTGGATCCCCGAAGGCCATGCCCCATCGCGTGCCTGTTTGCATGCGGCACTGGTCAATCCTGCTTATCGAGTCGAACTCGTGCTCACCGCAGCAATCATCGAGCGTTAA
- the mqnC gene encoding cyclic dehypoxanthinyl futalosine synthase, whose product MSSAIQSILDKAVQGDRLSFDEGLALISSHDLPAIGDAAHRVTHRLHPEPFRTYNIDRNINYTNICTAVCDFCAFYRPPKHAEGYVLSKEELHQKIAETVELGGDQILLQGGLHPQYKLEWYEEMLSGIKSAFPQVNIHGFSPPEIYHFTKVNKLPLKTILERLKEAGLGSLPGGGGEILVDRVRKEITRGKVLTDDWLDVHREWHKLGGKSTCTMMYGHVETLAERIEHLERLRQLQDETGGFTAFICWSFQPDHTEMAHIPPAGAFEYLKTQAVARLYLDNIPNIQSSWVTQGEKIGGLALFYGANDMGSLMIEENVVAQAGTVHHLTLATIRRLIEDAGYIPRQRNVFYEYIDQYPPAPGTTLPELPLPHPTALPVTPAMTDDPNITSDLNKKLLPVLN is encoded by the coding sequence GTGAGTTCTGCGATCCAGTCCATTCTCGATAAAGCCGTCCAGGGAGATCGCCTGTCGTTTGATGAAGGCCTTGCCCTGATCTCATCGCACGATTTACCTGCGATTGGAGATGCGGCTCATCGTGTGACCCATCGCCTCCATCCCGAACCATTTCGAACTTATAACATCGACCGGAATATCAACTACACCAATATCTGCACGGCTGTCTGCGATTTCTGTGCGTTCTATCGACCGCCCAAACATGCCGAAGGGTACGTGCTTTCGAAAGAAGAACTGCACCAGAAAATTGCCGAGACTGTCGAGCTTGGTGGCGATCAGATTCTGCTCCAGGGGGGATTGCATCCTCAGTACAAACTGGAGTGGTACGAGGAGATGTTGAGCGGGATCAAGTCGGCCTTTCCGCAGGTCAACATTCACGGCTTCTCCCCTCCCGAGATATACCACTTTACGAAGGTCAATAAGCTTCCACTGAAGACCATTCTCGAACGGCTCAAAGAGGCTGGCTTGGGGAGTTTGCCCGGGGGTGGCGGTGAAATTCTCGTCGATCGCGTTCGCAAGGAGATCACCCGCGGTAAGGTGCTGACCGACGATTGGCTCGACGTGCATCGTGAGTGGCACAAGCTTGGCGGGAAATCGACCTGCACGATGATGTACGGTCATGTCGAAACATTGGCGGAACGAATTGAGCACCTCGAACGATTGCGTCAGCTGCAGGATGAAACCGGCGGCTTCACCGCGTTCATCTGCTGGTCTTTCCAGCCCGATCATACCGAGATGGCTCACATTCCACCGGCTGGCGCTTTTGAATATCTGAAGACTCAGGCCGTCGCGAGGCTCTACCTCGACAATATTCCTAATATCCAGTCTTCATGGGTCACTCAAGGTGAGAAAATTGGAGGCCTCGCTTTGTTCTACGGGGCCAACGATATGGGAAGCCTGATGATCGAAGAGAACGTGGTGGCACAAGCCGGGACAGTCCATCATTTGACACTGGCCACAATTCGCCGACTTATTGAAGATGCAGGCTATATTCCCAGACAACGCAATGTCTTCTACGAGTATATCGACCAATATCCACCAGCGCCCGGGACAACCTTACCCGAGTTACCGCTTCCTCATCCAACAGCATTACCTGTGACACCCGCGATGACTGACGATCCGAATATCACTAGCGACCTCAATAAAAAGCTACTTCCCGTCCTTAATTAA
- a CDS encoding sulfurtransferase — translation MRNTLKTFLHVALLPFAMLFIGEVLPAEIGIISPQDAVKLIEHPDPAKRPVVLDTRGGYKDYFRGHLPTAHHLNFDTLRGTDLGVPVQYLPDDLTRALLVRAGVHRDRTHLIYATGEALPNDEILSATMVAYVLEKFGVEDIRIVDGGLPDWKAAGLPVTQEYFGNPPGLLPVKGQPSIALTVEEVLARKGKPGVVLVDARPKNEYLGQDDVWLRKGHIPGAISFHWARLMEEENTHQFKPFEQVQAELKAAGLTPDKELLVYCGTSREGSLLRFYLKHIAGYPNVRLYEGSWKEYASLKQHPAELEESRIGEESGASGVLKSSR, via the coding sequence ATGAGAAACACCCTGAAGACATTTTTGCATGTCGCTTTGCTCCCTTTCGCCATGCTCTTCATCGGAGAAGTGTTACCAGCCGAAATCGGTATCATTTCTCCGCAGGATGCAGTCAAACTCATCGAGCATCCCGATCCTGCCAAGAGGCCTGTCGTGCTCGATACACGCGGTGGCTACAAAGATTACTTCCGTGGCCATCTGCCGACAGCCCATCATCTGAATTTTGATACGTTGCGAGGGACAGATCTGGGGGTTCCCGTCCAGTACCTTCCTGATGATCTGACGCGAGCACTGTTGGTACGCGCTGGCGTTCATCGCGACCGGACACATCTGATCTACGCGACAGGGGAAGCACTTCCCAATGACGAGATTTTGAGTGCCACCATGGTGGCTTATGTGCTCGAAAAATTTGGTGTCGAGGATATCCGCATTGTCGATGGCGGATTGCCAGACTGGAAAGCCGCCGGTTTGCCCGTGACACAAGAGTATTTTGGTAATCCACCAGGGCTCCTTCCCGTTAAGGGTCAGCCCTCAATTGCACTGACTGTCGAAGAGGTGTTGGCTCGCAAAGGAAAACCCGGCGTGGTCCTGGTCGATGCCCGTCCTAAGAACGAGTATCTGGGTCAGGATGACGTCTGGCTGAGGAAGGGGCATATCCCCGGGGCCATTAGTTTTCATTGGGCGAGGCTGATGGAGGAAGAGAATACACACCAGTTCAAACCCTTCGAACAGGTTCAGGCAGAACTGAAAGCCGCTGGACTGACTCCCGACAAAGAGCTTCTGGTCTATTGCGGGACATCACGCGAAGGGAGCCTGTTGCGATTTTATCTGAAGCATATTGCCGGCTATCCGAACGTGCGGCTCTACGAAGGCTCCTGGAAAGAATACGCTTCACTCAAGCAGCACCCGGCAGAGTTGGAAGAGTCCCGGATCGGTGAAGAGTCCGGGGCAAGTGGAGTATTGAAGAGTTCCCGGTAA
- a CDS encoding homoserine dehydrogenase yields MAVAPLKVGIVGLGNVGTGVARILTDHPHRIAERAGRPIVLKRAVVRNLNKPRDIRLESGVLTNDIQAVINDPEITVAMELMGGIHPAREVILALLKAGKDVVTANKALLCEHGNEIFQAAREYGRTVCFEAAVAGGIPIIAAVGQSMAANQIIGIQAILNGTSNYILTEMQANHQHYHTALKQAQDLGYAESDPTLDVNGLDAAQKLGILCQLAFGTRVTTSQFEIQGIDSLDLSDLKCASDLGYHIKLLAQARLTNRELEMSVRPTLIRKDTPLSQISGPFNAVLLEGDMVGKMWYSGRGAGQAPTASACAADLIDLAVGRAQLTFERLDLWRERPEYPVMPADQTTSRYFLRLRVEDKPNVMAEVTGILGAKGISLASIVQPEAPEVDAKSNTPVVPLVIMTHRTTAGQLQEAMSELDLSSSVRGPRICLAVAD; encoded by the coding sequence ATGGCGGTCGCACCATTGAAGGTTGGAATCGTTGGTTTAGGCAACGTGGGCACAGGCGTGGCTCGGATTCTCACGGATCACCCGCATCGCATTGCCGAGCGGGCTGGCCGACCCATTGTCCTCAAGCGGGCAGTTGTTCGTAACCTGAACAAGCCAAGGGACATCCGCCTCGAAAGCGGTGTCTTGACGAATGATATTCAGGCTGTGATCAACGACCCGGAAATTACGGTCGCCATGGAGCTGATGGGGGGGATTCATCCCGCACGAGAAGTCATTCTGGCACTTCTCAAAGCGGGAAAAGACGTCGTCACGGCCAATAAAGCCCTCTTGTGTGAACATGGGAATGAGATTTTCCAAGCCGCCAGAGAATACGGGCGTACAGTTTGCTTTGAGGCGGCTGTGGCGGGTGGAATTCCCATTATTGCGGCTGTCGGGCAGTCGATGGCGGCCAATCAGATCATTGGCATTCAGGCCATTCTGAATGGAACCAGCAACTACATTCTCACGGAGATGCAGGCCAACCACCAGCATTATCACACGGCTCTCAAACAGGCCCAGGATCTTGGCTATGCCGAGTCCGATCCAACCTTGGATGTCAATGGGCTGGATGCTGCCCAGAAGCTGGGGATTTTGTGCCAGCTGGCCTTTGGCACCCGCGTCACCACCAGCCAGTTCGAAATTCAAGGGATCGATTCGCTCGATTTGAGCGACCTCAAATGTGCCAGTGATCTGGGTTATCACATCAAGTTACTGGCACAGGCCCGGCTCACCAATCGCGAGTTGGAAATGAGTGTCCGGCCCACTTTGATTCGCAAGGATACGCCTCTTTCGCAGATTTCTGGCCCGTTTAATGCCGTTTTGCTCGAAGGCGACATGGTTGGCAAAATGTGGTATTCGGGCCGTGGAGCAGGGCAGGCTCCGACGGCATCGGCATGTGCTGCTGACTTGATTGATCTCGCGGTGGGTCGGGCACAACTGACTTTCGAGAGGCTCGATCTTTGGCGTGAGCGTCCCGAATACCCGGTGATGCCGGCCGATCAGACGACGAGCCGCTATTTCCTACGATTGCGGGTTGAAGATAAACCGAACGTGATGGCCGAAGTCACGGGCATTCTGGGGGCTAAGGGCATCAGCCTCGCTTCGATTGTGCAGCCGGAAGCGCCTGAAGTCGATGCCAAGAGCAACACCCCCGTGGTGCCGCTCGTGATCATGACGCATCGCACGACGGCTGGCCAATTGCAAGAGGCGATGAGTGAGCTGGATCTTTCGAGTAGTGTTCGCGGCCCCAGAATCTGCCTTGCTGTGGCGGATTGA
- a CDS encoding RluA family pseudouridine synthase, which produces MPRPVPSPVVMPPVVVDSSLAGQTIVATLRKLLPDQSWSAVRKVIEQRRVLVNRYACFDETRRLTERDRIEVLAHPAAALPDENSIELIYVDEQIVVALKPEGMVTERRYDDLPDAPELRWRALTLDEAVTIRLMGGREATIAGRANPTSPGRPPLLPAGQRPVHRRDQMRRDSQRRDATGSSAKSRLHTPKAPPCHVRAAHRLDRQTSGLVVLSRVPEAGAKLYAQFQAHDVLREYEALVWGWIEPQRLESELIRDRGDGRRGSRQPVTMLEAGAEDSPAANPLPAGKMAATNLVASRQGHFKSGTGELAPVSWIRCQLETGRTHQVRIHLSEKGNPIVGDDVYGTHSLDGVPRLYLHAARLGFIHPMTGKRLEFSLSWPEVDRKWLESHFEDKS; this is translated from the coding sequence GTGCCTCGTCCAGTTCCTTCTCCTGTGGTTATGCCTCCTGTCGTGGTCGATTCTTCGCTCGCTGGCCAGACGATTGTTGCCACCTTGCGGAAACTGCTCCCTGATCAAAGCTGGAGTGCAGTCCGTAAAGTGATCGAGCAGCGGCGGGTGCTCGTCAATCGGTACGCCTGCTTCGATGAAACCCGCCGTCTCACAGAACGTGATCGAATCGAAGTTCTCGCTCATCCCGCGGCTGCATTGCCTGATGAAAACTCGATTGAGCTGATTTATGTCGATGAGCAGATCGTAGTCGCACTGAAGCCTGAAGGAATGGTCACAGAGCGCCGGTATGACGATCTGCCAGATGCTCCCGAGTTACGCTGGCGTGCGTTGACGCTCGATGAAGCGGTCACCATTCGTTTGATGGGAGGGCGGGAGGCCACCATTGCCGGAAGGGCAAATCCTACATCGCCGGGCAGGCCGCCATTGTTACCCGCCGGTCAACGCCCCGTTCATCGTCGAGACCAGATGCGTCGTGATTCTCAGCGGCGCGATGCGACAGGAAGTTCTGCAAAATCGAGATTACACACCCCGAAAGCCCCGCCGTGTCATGTGCGAGCAGCTCACCGGCTCGATCGTCAGACGAGTGGACTCGTTGTCTTGAGTCGGGTTCCCGAAGCGGGAGCAAAGCTCTACGCTCAGTTTCAAGCGCACGATGTGCTGCGAGAGTACGAGGCTCTGGTCTGGGGCTGGATAGAGCCTCAACGACTGGAAAGTGAACTGATTCGAGACCGGGGCGATGGTCGCCGAGGCAGCCGCCAGCCGGTAACTATGCTCGAAGCGGGGGCTGAAGATAGTCCCGCAGCCAATCCATTACCAGCTGGAAAAATGGCTGCGACCAATCTCGTGGCCAGTCGGCAGGGTCACTTCAAGTCAGGAACTGGTGAGTTGGCACCTGTCAGCTGGATCCGCTGCCAGCTTGAGACCGGGCGCACACATCAGGTACGAATTCATCTCTCCGAAAAAGGAAACCCGATTGTGGGAGACGATGTCTACGGGACACATTCTCTCGATGGAGTTCCCCGGCTCTACCTGCATGCAGCCCGGTTGGGATTTATCCATCCGATGACTGGTAAGCGACTGGAATTCAGTTTGAGCTGGCCTGAAGTTGATCGCAAGTGGCTCGAAAGCCACTTTGAAGATAAATCATGA
- the msrB gene encoding peptide-methionine (R)-S-oxide reductase MsrB, protein MLTWKDVLNFAQQGNPVPPRKVEKSEAEWKDLLTDEQFRITREKGTERAHSSQMCRLFEPGEYACTCCGTTLFDASEKFESGTGWPSFTQPQDVGHVAYHLDNSYGMVRVEVTCNICGAHLGHVFPDGPAPSGLRYCINAVSLKKVQNLA, encoded by the coding sequence ATGCTGACCTGGAAAGACGTCCTGAACTTTGCTCAACAGGGCAATCCTGTTCCGCCGCGAAAAGTCGAGAAGAGTGAAGCCGAGTGGAAGGACCTGCTGACAGACGAGCAGTTTCGGATCACCCGGGAAAAGGGAACTGAGCGCGCCCACAGTTCGCAAATGTGCCGGTTATTCGAGCCGGGCGAGTATGCCTGCACTTGTTGTGGGACAACGCTCTTCGATGCCAGTGAAAAGTTTGAGAGCGGGACAGGTTGGCCATCGTTTACACAGCCCCAGGATGTTGGCCATGTGGCCTATCATCTCGATAACAGTTACGGCATGGTGCGCGTGGAAGTGACCTGCAACATCTGCGGTGCCCACCTGGGCCACGTCTTTCCCGATGGCCCGGCTCCCTCAGGCCTGCGCTACTGCATCAATGCCGTCTCACTCAAGAAAGTGCAAAACCTGGCCTGA
- a CDS encoding DUF1559 domain-containing protein: MNHAVPSRKAFTLIELLVVIAIIAILIALLLPAVQQAREAARRTQCRNNLKQLGLALHNYHDNSNILPPGNIWRLNGTNQNRPSNNGDTLDQNRNLGPNWMVFILPFIDSSPLYNLLDINSAMSINTGNNATIRSTIISGYLCPSDSFNGTLLNRYNTFDNAGTAGTAGPRWARGNYGANMGRERGGVTSQYAADTGDRRGAMGYGSGARMRDFTDGTSNTVMVWEMRAGTSDQDPRGTWALGRQGTSMVGGCDNVGDCPGINPGNSNSEDVHGCNNDTGIRMGCFNGADGQGAPRSQHTGGVHALLGDGTVRFISDNIDFNIHRALNSVAGGEQVGEF; encoded by the coding sequence ATGAATCACGCCGTTCCGTCACGAAAAGCTTTTACTCTGATTGAACTTCTGGTGGTCATCGCCATCATCGCCATTCTGATTGCACTGCTGCTTCCCGCAGTTCAGCAAGCACGAGAAGCTGCCCGTCGCACGCAGTGTCGCAACAATCTCAAACAGTTGGGGCTGGCACTTCACAACTATCACGATAACAGCAACATCCTTCCTCCAGGCAATATCTGGCGACTCAACGGCACGAATCAGAACCGCCCCTCGAACAATGGCGATACATTGGATCAGAACCGCAACCTGGGCCCCAACTGGATGGTCTTCATCCTTCCATTCATCGATTCATCCCCCCTCTACAATCTTCTCGACATCAACAGCGCGATGTCGATCAATACCGGCAACAACGCCACCATTCGCAGTACGATCATCAGTGGTTATCTCTGCCCCTCCGATTCGTTTAACGGCACGTTGTTAAACCGCTATAACACCTTCGATAATGCTGGTACAGCGGGTACTGCCGGCCCTCGCTGGGCACGTGGAAACTACGGCGCCAACATGGGACGCGAACGAGGTGGAGTCACATCTCAATATGCTGCTGATACCGGCGATCGCCGAGGTGCGATGGGTTACGGAAGCGGCGCTCGCATGCGAGACTTCACTGACGGCACCAGCAATACAGTCATGGTCTGGGAAATGCGTGCCGGCACAAGTGACCAGGATCCCCGCGGCACGTGGGCTTTGGGTCGTCAAGGCACCAGCATGGTGGGCGGTTGCGATAATGTCGGGGACTGCCCAGGTATCAACCCTGGCAACAGCAATTCGGAAGATGTTCACGGCTGTAACAACGACACAGGGATTCGCATGGGGTGCTTCAACGGCGCGGATGGACAAGGTGCACCACGCAGCCAACACACCGGGGGTGTGCATGCCCTTTTGGGAGACGGGACCGTCCGCTTCATTAGCGACAACATTGATTTCAACATTCACCGCGCGTTGAACAGCGTGGCTGGTGGCGAGCAGGTTGGTGAGTTCTAG
- a CDS encoding pepsin/retropepsin-like aspartic protease family protein yields the protein MNGVVDDDDRALIEIEVSQTYRGPTSRVTAWIDTPFDGHLVFSSTLIRELQLESLVETEAILADGTRVTLETHVCYME from the coding sequence ATGAACGGGGTCGTCGACGACGATGATCGGGCGTTGATTGAAATCGAAGTCTCGCAAACATATCGAGGTCCGACATCGCGAGTAACGGCCTGGATTGACACCCCTTTCGATGGTCACCTTGTTTTTTCGTCAACGCTGATTCGAGAATTGCAACTGGAATCACTCGTTGAAACAGAGGCGATCCTCGCGGATGGAACCCGTGTCACACTCGAAACACATGTCTGCTATATGGAATGA